The DNA window GTGTTGTGGATAATCACAAACCAGTTGAAGGGAGAGAGCTGTTGGAAGCTTTGAATGATATTGAAGATCATTTCATTGTGGCTTATGATTCTGGTAAGGATGTTTCTAGAATGCTGGAGTGCAACAGGGTGCATTTGCAATCTAATATTGACGAGATAAAAggtgattttttttccttcaataATCAGAGCTTCTTCTTGCTGTTTTCGTGTATAGTTTGCAGAAAATGTTTACATCTTATCATCACCTTTGCAGAGAGAAGTGCTACATTAAGTTATCTAGTTCAATATGTGGAGGTTTCTGTGATTTATAACTACAGTTGTCTTTAAATTAACCAACTTTTATGATGAATCTGCACTTGAATGATCAACAAATGTTGTTCCTATGAATCTCCAATTCAAAATTTTCCTAATGTTTTCTTTTAATCTTCTTTAACTTTCATACACTCTAATCTTCTTCTAATCTTTTTTGCCTTTTGTTAAGGAAAAGCTCTCTTGCACTGCACAATTTACATTATAAGAAACAGTTGATGCTCCTGTTAGTTTCTCTTCGCCTTTTCGTCTCTTATTTGGAATCAGACCATAATGTCCCTTGAAATGCACTTCGCATCCCCACTTTTCCACAGCGACAATCAGAGTTTGAACGATGACAGCCTCACTCTTTCATGATTTATGATTGATGAAATGCGATTTTGCCACTAGTTTCGGTGTCTCTCTATTGCAGCTTCTTCggtgatttatcattttttagtGATCCTTGTGTAGTTTTAGTTTATTCTGTCACTCTGCAGCTATCACACTCAAACAGACATGTTGATGCAGAAAACTCAACAAAGTTGATCCAAGCCATCTCATGGAGGTCTGCTTCTTCACGCTCATCATCTTGCAAGAGTTTGGTCGAGTCTAGTTCCAAGAGTTCCTTGACATGGACAGAGTTCAGCAACGATCTCTTTGATGAATATGGAGGCATGACTTCGGGAAGCCACTCGCTTACCTTAGGAAGGCTCTATGCCTGGGAAAAGAAACTATACAACGAAGTTAAGGTATAACAATCCCTTCCCTCGCTTCATTAGCTACCAAATTTTAGTATACTACATTATAACTATTCAAGAACTTGTGGAATGCTACTAGAGAAATTTGTTGATGTAGATTATGCTATAGTCATTTTAAGATGTGATCGGTGAGAACATCGACTCTTCAACACTAGAGCGCTACACCAATTGATTTGTTTCTATGATtctttctcatcatcattcCAGAATGGAGACAGCATACGCAAAATCTACGAGAAGAAGTGCAACCAGCTTCAAAATCAAGACGTTAGAGGAGACGAGGGGTTCACAGTCTACAAGAGCAGAGCAGCAGTCAAATATCTCTACAGCAGGATCCTGGTGGCAATACGTAGTGCTGAAACGATATCTAAACAGATCGAGAAGCTGATAGAGGAAGAGCTCGAGCCCCAGATACGAGAGCTACTTCAAGGGTAGGAAGAATCGGTCACGTTCTACATTAGAAAAAACACACCATGGAAAATCCTCTCATAACTCATTCCTCTGTTCAATGCAGTATGACAGCAACATGGAAAATCATGTTGGATTCCCATGAAATCCAGCGCAAGATCATATTTGAAGTGACCACCTTTTCGTGCCCCTCGTATGGGAAGTTCTGCAACGAGACTCACCGGCTCGCGACGCTCAAGCTCGAGGCCGAGCTCCGGAACTGGCGCACGTGCTTCACGGAGTACGTATCCGCCCAGAAGAGTTACGTAGAGGCCCTCTTTGGGTGGCTATCCAAGTTCGTCGCCCCCGAAGTCGAGTTCTACTCAAGGGGCCGAGCATCCGCGGTGCCGTGCCAGCTGAACGGCCCCCCACTGCTGGTGCTATCCCACGATTGGCTAGAGTCAATGAACCATCTGCCAGAGAAGGCTGTCTCTGTCGCGATCCGGGGCTGCTCGAAGGATGTCAGAGCTCTGTGGCTTCAGCAAGGGGAAGAGCTGCAGCAGAAGAGGAAAGTGGATAGTCTATCCAAGGAGTTGGATAGGAAGACCTCAGCCTTCCATAAGGCCGAGAACCGGATGCTCGAGCTTCAGTTGAGCAACGCTAGTGCAGCAGAGGCGGGCCCGCTCATCGAGGGCAAGGACACACTGGACAGCCTTCGGAGACGGGTGGATTTGGAGAAGGAGAAGCACCAGAAGCTCATGCAAGAGACTGAGAGGATGACATTGAATGGTTTTCAGACAGGTTTTTGTAGGGTTTTTGAGAGTATGACGGAATTCTCGAGGGCTGCATTGGAAATGTATAATGAGTTGATGGAGGTAGAGAAGAAAGGTGAGAAGTTGGGAGACAgttgtatgtagatgacatgaaaaagaagaaaaaaaacatcaGTGCTTGGTTAGATGCGTATTGTTGTTGTTTGCTTGTAGGTTTGCATATTTGAAGATTCTGTCGAAGCAACTCGCTGAGACATTGTTCCTTCATGATTTTTTTGTCTTGACAAATGTTTCCCACACGCTGTTTCATCTCGTATTTCAATGGTTTCTTGATTTGTCTTGGTCAACATTGGTGTTTCATATTGTATTTCAACTGCTTTATTTAGGGCATGATCGATTGCCATGATTATTTGTGATTAAAGGATATGTATAATCTTATTTCTTGTTGGGTGCATTTTTCTCAGGATAAAAGGATATGTATAATCTTATTTCTTGTTGGGTGCATTTTTCTCAGGATATATTGTAGTGGCGATATCTTGGCTCGCCTGTAAAGATATACCTCCtccgtccgccaataaatgtctcatttttccttcttcgTCCGTCTGCTAATAAatgtcttatttcacttttactataagtggactctacaatccactaactcattccactcacattttattataaaactaatatataaaagtaggtctcacattccactaacttttctatccactttactacataaagtcaaacaatttcttaaaacccgtactaatcaaatatgagatatttaatcacggacggagggagtatatgtcaTTATTAACAAACAAGACAAAGAACAAAAATCTACATAAAAGTCACAAAATCATATATATTCCTATTCCCTAAAGAATAAGCAAATGCTGAATCTGGGGATGGACATTTTGCAGCAGAATTATATTTAATGCGATAGGTTCTAAAGCATTACATTTTGTACAACATGTGTTAAAAATACACCCTAAATATGCATTGCTAGATTTTTTGGGGGTGTAATCCCAGGCTTGGGAGAGTACTTCTCAGCCTCAATCTATTTATCTCAAGTATAAGGAGATTAAAAATTGCGAGAAGACTACAAATTCGCTCACAATGGTAGCAGGAGACTGTATTCCCATAAGCGGGACGATGTCCACCTGCAACCAGCTCTCCACTGCGGAGCCCACCACTGCACCAGCCACGAGCCCCCCAATAGTTATCACAGTAGCCTTTCCTGCAGTAGTAAGACCCGGTTTTGGTCAGCAATAGTTGTTCATTCAATTTGTAAATCGAAACCCAAAAACCCGAATcgttataaaaaaaaaaaactgggCCATTTTTTATACCTAGTTTGACATTCTTCTTGGTCATGAAGTATAAGGTTGCACCGAAGCTGGTGGCTAAAATGAGGCCAGGAACATCAGCTCCAGCATATGGTGCTGTGGAAGGTGACGAAGCGCCATTTACATATGTCAAAACCATTAGAGCTCCGTAGACTCCAGCTTGCACTCCTAACTCGCTAGTGGATGGTGCTTCCACAGAGACGGGTGAGCTTTTGACAGAATTCTGCAGCCATTTTGGCATTGATTCCATTTTGGGAGCACTTACTGCCTTAACATCAGCGTAACGGATGCTACTGCTCACCACTTTCCCTGCTCTTCGTTGCGATAAGCTTTGCATTAGCAGCATGTCATATGCAGCTTCCACCTGTGCACGATGATAAGCCATTCTAATGTAAGTAAGCAATGACAAGGCAAGAGAAAGATAGCTGAGCTATGGATGCCCCGAAAATAATCCACAGCACACAGATCGATATCGGAGTTCCAGTGGATCAGGAAATAAAATCACATAAAAAATTGAACACTTAAAAGTGTTCCAAGcttttttaatttctatctTTGTTTGATGAAAATATCCCCATCATTGTTAAAACATAACTACATGCTAATTCAGGTACGACTGCCAAAAGAGATACCCTTCCATCGATTGCAATCCATAAACTTCGTTGAGTATTTGCTTTCATTCCTAAATGTGAATTTTGTTAAAAGACAACACTAGAACGAACTGGAGCATCGCCTAATCTGGTAATTTCATTTTACAGCATAGTATAGATccagaaagaaaagaaaacgtCCTTTCCCAGTGCCTCATTCTGATTTTGACTCCAGCACATTCATAGTTAGTTCTACTTCCATAAGAGATTTTGTTAATCTACAACCCCAAATTTTGCAGCTCAGGAAAACTATCCGAAGCTAAAGTAAGCCTTTCAAACACACAAAAAACAGAATAACCAATGAATCCCCAATTCACACGAAACCTAGCCAATAAAAGCAAGAATTCAATTCAACGCCTCAAGTCAAAAAGCATAACAAACAGCAGTAAAGGCTCAATTAAGCACAGTagcgataaaataaaaatccaatctCGCAACAACTGATCAACAAAACAATCTATAATCGCACCGCAACAACAGAATGCAAGCAACAGCAATCCAAAACCTCAATTGGCTTCGAATTCTCCAATTATTCGAGCTAATTCTAACCACACAATTCGTGAAAAGGAGGAATAACCTGTAAAATTGCTTCCTGGTCATCTTTACAAGCCGCGAGGATCGAATTCTTCGCGCGGAGAATATCATCGAACGACGCACCTTCGGAGACACCGAGCAATTTGAGAGCATTCTCGACCGACATCTCTGAGGGCGCGGAATCGTCCGCTCGCGAGGCGAGAAGAGGCGCAGCAGCTAACATGCGACGGGAGAACATAGAGCCCCAGGGACGACGGCGGGCCGGGCTGAGCGCATTTGAGACCGGTCGCCGCCCGGTCCGGTGGAAGGAGGTCGATCCGGAGATAGCGCGGTAGGGCCGTACGGATAAAGCTGTGGCCATGTGGTGGTAGTGTGTGTGAGAGAAGAATTGAGTTACGGCTGAGGCGCAATTTGGATTTTCTTTGTGGAGAGTAGTAGTGCGGAAGGGAAGGAGATGACGTGGCGTTCTTTTGGATTTGTGTTGTGCGCTGCTTTccaacttctttttttttcttctgaacTTTGGCAAACATTATTTTTATGTGAGTGAAAATATAAGAGCAACAGACCCAATGTTAGTCATATAATATTGGTGGTGTTGAATATATCTCTATTTCACGATTTTTgtcctatatttttttaaatattttttaatatttttgcattttgaTGATTTGAACTCTGTTCACAATTAGTCTTACACTAGCCGTtacgtcaatttttaaacggtcaaCGGTTTTAACTCGATTTTGACCGATTAAAACTGATAATTATGAATCTATCCTTTTCACTTTCAAATCAGAATTCCTGCAATTGCAAACACGATCAACCGATCACGAATTCTACATTAGAATGGTCTAACAAAGACAttcaatttcataaaaaaaaacggTAAATGAAAATTGATCAATCAGTGGCTTCAATTTTTAGCAAACAATATACACTATCTCAAATATCGATAAAATAAGTGATCAATCGGTGCAGAGGCGGAGGAGGACGGCGGCCGCAACCTCCGAAGGCTGTCAATCCACTGATCCTCGGGGATCTGGCCTGCCCAGTCgggagcgccgccgccgccgaagGAGATCTGGCGCATTGCATCCATAACCCTGCCGGTGTTCTCCGCCGTCAGAGGAGCGTTCCGCCGCGCCTCGTCCTCTTTGAAAGCTCGCTCTATCGCCCTCTCAGATTCAGTCGCCTCCTGACTTCCTTCTCTGCATCTTCATCGCTTATACtcaaataataattaatgatataatgagttagttgaaaatattttaatcGGTCAAAATCGGACTAAAACCGttgaccgtttaaaaattgacggaactgTTAGTGTAAGACCAATTGTGATTcgagttgaaatgttcgggatgcaaaaattcaaaatataaagtataggaccaaaatcataaaacgggcatatgttcaggaccaattttggcatttGCTCTTCTTTAATtatctatctataaatatataaaagttgagttttgggggcATTTTGGGAATTAAAAATTTTGGTTCTTATACGTTTACAAATTTTGTTCACCTTATAAGCCTTGGCAACTTTGGTgcaatacaattaaataaataaattctcaTAACTCATCCCATACGTTGACAATTTAATTCAAAGGACATCAATTGTATATGATTCATTATAATATGCATATAAAAAATCGATAGATGTGTTATAAATTCAAGGAAATGAAAAGTTTCGTAGAGCCCTTATAAtaaatttagaaactgaaaagATTTTGAAAGGTGGGTAAAACGAAAAGGTTTTGAAATAGGTTCCTCATATTTTTATATCAACTATAAATACATGGTAATTTGGTAACTAGAAAGGCATTCATTAACAATTCATTGTTATATTTAATTCCCTTTATGCCGTTAAAATTAGAATAACAGCTAGAGTAGATTATTTGTCTCTCTTCATTCTGCCGTTACTGACAATTAACATAATACTacttaattttcttttaattctacCATCAATACTCATGAACATATGAATTACCATAGGAATAAGAAGAGTGAAGAGTCATTGAATCAAATAGACTCTTGGTATGGAACAAAGCAAAATCTCTTTACCGtattagggtcactatattgcaatgtaacgaagctcgactatgataaagtatagtactaatttaaatggaTACAGAATACAAAAAAGATTACACACAATTTTGTGACAATATTATTCTGTGTCGGCGCTTT is part of the Salvia splendens isolate huo1 chromosome 6, SspV2, whole genome shotgun sequence genome and encodes:
- the LOC121806506 gene encoding protein ALTERED PHOSPHATE STARVATION RESPONSE 1-like; translation: MGCVASRLQEEEEVVSICRERKKQLKLAVERRYALADAHYRYCQSLSGVSAAINLFVTRHSSPNAPYYITFPPHSPTKEKKVVSNPLFLQQKPSEPTKETIACESCSSSISSVSCEEEREGMREKQEEGNICGYFYMDMPHPPQHQLQTTMASPQTDFGWDFFNPFNNVARPEMINVYNRMSEEEVRAVREQEGIPELEDEDGERGGETASVKEKGGEIEAVKGVERERENGMSVVDNHKPVEGRELLEALNDIEDHFIVAYDSGKDVSRMLECNRVHLQSNIDEIKENSTKLIQAISWRSASSRSSSCKSLVESSSKSSLTWTEFSNDLFDEYGGMTSGSHSLTLGRLYAWEKKLYNEVKNGDSIRKIYEKKCNQLQNQDVRGDEGFTVYKSRAAVKYLYSRILVAIRSAETISKQIEKLIEEELEPQIRELLQGMTATWKIMLDSHEIQRKIIFEVTTFSCPSYGKFCNETHRLATLKLEAELRNWRTCFTEYVSAQKSYVEALFGWLSKFVAPEVEFYSRGRASAVPCQLNGPPLLVLSHDWLESMNHLPEKAVSVAIRGCSKDVRALWLQQGEELQQKRKVDSLSKELDRKTSAFHKAENRMLELQLSNASAAEAGPLIEGKDTLDSLRRRVDLEKEKHQKLMQETERMTLNGFQTGFCRVFESMTEFSRAALEMYNELMEVEKKGEKLGDSCM
- the LOC121810067 gene encoding protein CHAPERONE-LIKE PROTEIN OF POR1, chloroplastic-like, translating into MATALSVRPYRAISGSTSFHRTGRRPVSNALSPARRRPWGSMFSRRMLAAAPLLASRADDSAPSEMSVENALKLLGVSEGASFDDILRAKNSILAACKDDQEAILQVEAAYDMLLMQSLSQRRAGKVVSSSIRYADVKAVSAPKMESMPKWLQNSVKSSPVSVEAPSTSELGVQAGVYGALMVLTYVNGASSPSTAPYAGADVPGLILATSFGATLYFMTKKNVKLGKATVITIGGLVAGAVVGSAVESWLQVDIVPLMGIQSPATIVSEFVVFSQFLISLYLR